The Kluyvera intermedia genome window below encodes:
- the adhP gene encoding alcohol dehydrogenase AdhP, which produces MKAAVVTHDHQVNVTDKKLRPLQHGEALLKMECCGVCHTDLHVKNGDFGDKTGVILGHEGVGVVTEVGPGVTSLKIGDRASVAWFFQGCGHCEYCNSGNETLCRSVINAGYTADGGMAEECIVTADYSVKVPDGLDSAAASSITCAGVTTYKAVKISGIKPGQWIAIYGLGGLGNLALQYAKNVFNAKVIALDVNDAQLALAKEMGADLVINSRSEDAAKIVQEKTGGAHAAVVTAVAKAAFNSAVDAVRAGGRVVAVGLPPESMSLDIPRLVLDGIQVVGSLVGTRQDLIEAFQFAAEGKVVPKVTMRPLGDINAIFKEMEQGQIRGRMVIDLRH; this is translated from the coding sequence ATGAAGGCTGCTGTTGTCACTCACGATCATCAGGTTAACGTTACCGATAAAAAGCTGCGTCCTCTTCAGCACGGTGAAGCCCTGTTAAAAATGGAGTGTTGTGGTGTCTGTCACACCGATTTGCACGTTAAAAACGGCGATTTCGGTGATAAGACCGGTGTCATTCTCGGCCACGAAGGTGTCGGCGTTGTCACTGAAGTCGGCCCAGGTGTGACCTCACTTAAAATTGGCGACCGTGCCAGCGTGGCGTGGTTCTTCCAGGGCTGTGGTCACTGTGAATATTGTAATAGCGGTAACGAAACCCTTTGCCGCTCTGTCATCAATGCCGGTTACACCGCAGATGGCGGGATGGCAGAAGAGTGCATCGTGACCGCTGACTACTCGGTCAAAGTGCCGGACGGTCTTGACTCGGCCGCCGCGAGCAGCATCACCTGCGCAGGGGTTACCACCTACAAAGCGGTGAAGATTTCCGGTATCAAACCGGGACAATGGATTGCTATTTACGGTCTTGGTGGACTGGGCAACCTGGCGCTGCAATACGCCAAAAACGTCTTTAACGCCAAAGTTATCGCGCTGGATGTCAACGATGCACAGCTGGCGCTGGCAAAAGAGATGGGCGCCGACCTGGTCATCAACTCACGCAGTGAAGATGCCGCCAAAATCGTGCAGGAGAAAACCGGTGGCGCACACGCTGCGGTGGTAACAGCCGTTGCGAAAGCCGCATTCAACTCTGCGGTTGATGCCGTTCGTGCCGGTGGCCGCGTGGTCGCCGTGGGTCTGCCGCCAGAATCGATGAGTCTGGATATTCCACGCCTGGTGCTGGACGGTATTCAGGTCGTTGGTTCTCTGGTAGGTACTCGTCAGGATCTGATCGAAGCCTTCCAGTTTGCCGCTGAAGGCAAAGTAGTACCAAAAGTCACGATGCGCCCGCTTGGTGACATCAACGCCATCTTTAAAGAGATGGAGCAAGGCCAGATCCGTGGCCGTATGGTTATTGATTTACGCCATTAA
- a CDS encoding ATP-binding cassette domain-containing protein: MSTLLTAQSLHVETAFGPLFTQLSFTLKKGDRIGLIGYNGCGKSTLLQVLDGTIAPSSGVVSLAGHCLMARVEQHLPQALLNQSLMQAVLAQLPVSARESQRWQAERLLLEMGFIPAEREQTASTLSGGQHTRLLLARALILQPDLLLLDEPGNHLDLPTLLWLESFLNGWNGSFVLVSHDNTLLDAVTNTSWILRDNTLHAFSLPCSAARQALEIQDESDTLRHKAEQKEIDRVTASAKRLATWGRVYDNEDLSRKAKQMEKQVSRLKESQTELTQGTPWKLALNGDVLRADRLLEMEQLPVPPAPGLTPLFTTGVARLQSGDRVAIMGRNGGGKSSLLRLLWRQMRQGVDTAGLRLHPRLNPGYYDQTLHQLSDNACLLDALEAFEPSTEIRKRALISSGFNWARHGQKISTLSGGERSRLLFVGLSLARYSLLLLDEPTNHLDMDGKEALAQTLCDYPGGLLLVSHDRQLISQSCNRFWLIDDNGLSEWHDADEVYAQLRNTVRHPVVDETPTLAAENNLNGDDLLERLISLEQLLAEDMARKPKHQKRHLQQQWQKEIAELNHQLS, translated from the coding sequence ATGAGCACATTACTAACGGCACAATCTCTTCACGTTGAGACGGCGTTCGGCCCTCTTTTCACCCAACTCTCCTTTACCCTGAAAAAAGGCGACCGCATTGGCCTGATTGGTTATAACGGCTGCGGGAAAAGTACCTTATTACAGGTGCTTGACGGTACCATTGCCCCCTCTTCAGGCGTAGTGTCTCTTGCCGGTCACTGCTTAATGGCTCGTGTAGAGCAGCACTTGCCCCAGGCATTGCTAAATCAATCACTGATGCAAGCCGTTTTAGCGCAGCTCCCGGTTTCTGCTCGCGAAAGTCAACGCTGGCAGGCTGAGCGACTATTACTGGAAATGGGCTTCATCCCCGCCGAGCGAGAACAAACGGCATCAACGCTAAGCGGTGGGCAACACACTCGCCTGCTGCTGGCTCGCGCGCTGATTCTGCAACCGGATCTCCTTTTGCTTGATGAACCCGGCAACCACCTCGACCTGCCGACGTTGTTATGGCTGGAAAGTTTCCTGAATGGCTGGAACGGCAGCTTTGTGCTGGTGTCGCACGATAACACCTTGCTGGATGCCGTCACCAATACCAGCTGGATTTTACGTGATAATACCCTGCACGCCTTTTCTCTTCCGTGCAGCGCGGCACGGCAAGCATTAGAGATTCAGGATGAAAGCGATACGCTACGCCATAAGGCAGAGCAAAAGGAAATCGACCGCGTCACCGCCAGCGCTAAGCGGCTCGCTACCTGGGGCCGGGTGTATGACAACGAAGATCTCTCACGTAAAGCCAAGCAGATGGAAAAGCAGGTATCGCGCCTAAAGGAAAGCCAGACCGAACTCACTCAGGGAACGCCTTGGAAACTGGCGCTAAACGGCGATGTTCTACGCGCAGACAGATTACTTGAAATGGAACAGTTGCCTGTCCCACCGGCCCCTGGCTTAACGCCGTTGTTTACCACGGGAGTAGCGAGGTTACAAAGCGGCGACCGTGTGGCCATTATGGGGCGCAACGGCGGCGGAAAATCGTCATTACTGCGTCTATTATGGCGGCAGATGCGACAAGGTGTGGACACTGCTGGGCTACGACTCCATCCCCGTCTGAATCCCGGTTATTACGACCAAACGCTGCATCAATTATCAGATAATGCCTGCCTGCTTGATGCACTGGAAGCATTCGAGCCGTCGACAGAAATACGCAAACGGGCGCTTATTTCTTCGGGATTTAACTGGGCACGTCACGGGCAAAAAATCAGCACACTCAGCGGCGGCGAACGCTCGCGCCTGCTGTTCGTGGGATTATCTCTTGCCCGTTACAGCCTGCTGTTACTCGATGAGCCGACCAACCATTTGGATATGGACGGTAAGGAAGCGCTGGCGCAAACGCTGTGTGACTATCCTGGAGGGTTACTGCTCGTCAGCCATGACCGTCAGTTAATTAGCCAAAGCTGCAATCGTTTTTGGTTAATCGATGACAACGGACTTAGCGAATGGCACGACGCAGATGAGGTTTACGCACAACTCAGAAATACCGTTCGCCACCCTGTTGTTGATGAAACGCCCACGCTTGCCGCAGAGAATAACCTCAATGGCGATGATCTCCTTGAGCGGTTGATTAGCCTGGAACAACTGTTAGCGGAGGACATGGCGCGTAAACCAAAACATCAAAAACGGCATTTACAGCAGCAATGGCAAAAGGAGATTGCAGAGCTTAACCACCAGTTAAGTTAA
- the araJ gene encoding MFS transporter AraJ: protein MKKTIFALALGTFGLGMAEFGIMGVLPELAHDVGISIPAAGNMISWYAFGVVIGAPIIALFSTRFSLKSIMLLLAALCILGNAIFTLSSSYTMLALGRLVSGFPHGAFFGVGAIILSKIAPRGRVTAAVAGMIAGMTVANLVGVPAGTWLGHQFSWRYTFLAIAIFDVAVLVAIVAWVPTLFDKSDARLREQFHFLKSPAPWLIFAATMFGNAGVFAWFSYIKPFMMNVSGFQEGAMMFIMMLVGLGMVLGNILSGKLSGRYSPLRIAATTDGVIVVALLLIFLLGGMKVASLTLAFICCAGLFALSAPLQIMLLQNAKGGEMLGAAGGQIAFNLGSAIGAFFGGLMITLNFGWNSVALPAAALSFLAMSSLLLYARYQQRVAVA, encoded by the coding sequence ATGAAAAAGACAATTTTTGCATTGGCGCTTGGCACTTTTGGGCTGGGAATGGCTGAGTTTGGCATTATGGGCGTGTTACCCGAACTTGCGCATGATGTGGGGATTTCGATCCCGGCGGCCGGTAATATGATCTCCTGGTATGCCTTTGGCGTGGTGATTGGCGCACCGATTATCGCGCTGTTCTCAACGCGCTTTTCTTTGAAATCTATCATGCTGTTGCTGGCTGCGCTGTGTATTCTCGGCAATGCGATTTTCACGCTCTCATCAAGCTATACGATGCTGGCGTTGGGCCGACTGGTGTCGGGATTTCCCCATGGCGCTTTCTTTGGTGTCGGGGCGATTATTCTGTCAAAGATTGCGCCACGAGGAAGGGTGACCGCGGCCGTTGCCGGGATGATTGCCGGTATGACGGTAGCCAATCTGGTGGGGGTTCCTGCCGGTACGTGGCTGGGGCATCAGTTTAGCTGGCGTTATACTTTCCTCGCCATTGCCATTTTTGATGTGGCGGTGCTGGTGGCGATTGTTGCCTGGGTGCCGACGCTGTTTGATAAGTCAGACGCCCGACTGCGTGAACAATTCCACTTCCTGAAAAGCCCAGCGCCGTGGCTGATTTTCGCCGCGACCATGTTCGGTAACGCCGGGGTCTTTGCGTGGTTTAGCTATATCAAGCCATTTATGATGAATGTGTCCGGTTTTCAGGAGGGCGCGATGATGTTCATCATGATGCTGGTGGGGCTGGGGATGGTTCTCGGTAATATTCTCAGCGGGAAGCTGTCAGGGCGTTACAGCCCACTGCGAATTGCGGCGACCACTGACGGCGTTATCGTTGTGGCATTGCTGCTGATTTTTCTGCTCGGTGGCATGAAAGTGGCTTCTCTGACGCTGGCGTTTATCTGCTGCGCTGGGCTGTTTGCGCTGTCGGCACCATTGCAGATTATGTTGCTGCAAAATGCGAAGGGCGGCGAAATGCTGGGGGCGGCGGGAGGGCAAATTGCCTTTAACCTCGGCAGTGCGATTGGTGCCTTCTTTGGTGGTTTGATGATTACGCTCAATTTTGGCTGGAATTCGGTGGCGTTACCAGCGGCAGCGCTGTCGTTTCTGGCGATGTCGTCACTGCTGCTTTACGCCCGTTACCAGCAACGCGTGGCGGTAGCCTGA